Below is a genomic region from Streptomyces puniciscabiei.
GACGCGGTCTTCTCCGCCCTGATCGGCGGCGGCGGGTACTTCGGCGTTGAACCGGTGGACCGGTGGCATGTGTGGGGTGGCTACTACGAGGACGGCACGCTGATCCGGGTCAGCCGCTGGGTGACCTCCGACTCGGTGGTGGAGTGCCGCGACGCGCTGGCGATGCCGGGCTCGGTGGACCGTCTCGTGCTGCTGCGCCGGATGCGCGTCGAACGGGGCGAGGCACGCCTGCGGCTCAGCCTCGACCTGCGGCCCGGCTTCGGCGCGGACCGGGTGCGCGACCCACGCCTCGAAGGTGACATGTGGGCCGCTGGCGCCGGCGGTCTGCGGCTGCGGCTCCTCGGGGCGCCCCGGGCGGCATGGAACCCCGAGTCCGGCCTGCGCGGTGAGTTCCGGCTGCGCAAGGGCGAGCACCATGACCTCGTCCTGGAGCTGTCGCAGAGGGGCGGCACGGCGGCGCTGGACCCGGAGCGGTTGTGGAAGGACACGGAGGACGCCTGGCAGCGGTCCGTGCCCGACTGCTCAACCCTGGCCGCACCCCGCGACGCCCGGCACGCCTACGCCGTCCTGCGCGGCCTGACGAGTTCCTCCGGGGGGATGGCGGCGGCTGCCACCACCTCGCTGCCGGAACGCGCGAACACCGGGCGCAACTACGACTACCGCTTCGCCTGGATCCGCGACCAGAGCTACGCGGGCCTCGCGGTCGCCGCGCACGGCCCGCACGACCTGCTCGACACCGCGGTGCGCTTCACCGCCGAACGCATTCTCGCCGACGGCGAGGGCCTGCATCCCGCGTACGCCGTCGACGGCGGCCGCGTACCGGGCGAACGCGGGCTGCCGTTCCCGGGCTATCCGGGAGGCAATGACCGCATCGGCAACGACGCGGCCGATCAGTTCCAGCTCGACGCGTTCGGGGAGGCCCTCCAGCTGTTCGCCGCCGCGGCTCACCACGACCGGCTCACCCCTGACGCCGAGCGGGCCGTCACGGTCGCGGTCGACGCGGTGGAGCGCAACTGGCGGCGGCCCGACGCGGGGCTGTGGGAACTGGACGAGCGGTGGTGGACCCAGTCACGGCTGAGCGTGGTCAGTGGGCTGCGGCGGGCTGCCGAGGTGCTGCCGGGGCGGTCGGGACAGCGGTGCGCCGATCTGGCCGAGACCGTCTTCGCCGAGACGCGGCACCGCTGTCTGCGCCCCGACGGCCGGTGGCGCCGGTCCGCCGACGACGACGGCCCGGAGGCCGCCCTGCTGACGCCGCTGGCCCGCGGCTGTCTTCCTGCCGACGATCCGAGCGGCGAGATCACCCGCCGGTACATCGAGGACAAGCTGGCCGAGGACGGATACCTCTACCGGTTCACGCACCCGGGAATCCCGCTGGGCGAGACCGAAGGGGCGTTTCTGCTGTGCGGTTTCACCATGGCGCTGGCCACCGACCACCTCGGCGACCGCGCCACCGCGCTGCGCTGGTTCGAACGGACCCGGGCGGCCTGCGGGCCGTCCGGGCTGTTCGCGGAGGAGTACGACGTCCGCCAGCGCCAGCTGCGCGGCAACCTCCCCCAGTCCTTCGTCCACGCCCTCCTGCTGGAGTGCGCGGTCCGCCTCAACGACGCCTCGGCACTGCCCGGTTGAGCAAGTTGGCGCGCGCGAGGGAACACCGCATTGGACGCCGCCCGGGTCTTCGTGCCGTCGAGGAGGAACTCTCGGGCACCGCGCAGGCCCGCCCGCAGCGGCGGCACCATGAACGGGGCAGCGGATGTCGTCCGTGAACGGCACCCCGTCCCGCGTGCCCGATGCGAGGCCGTGCACCGCCTGGACATGTCGAGGGCGCCGAACCAGTCGTACGTCTGACGGATGCGGCCTCTCAGGGTCCTGGATGCGGCCTCCTCCGGGTCCTGGCCCGGTGGCCCACAACTCCAGCCAGGACGAGCCCGCTGCCGGTGTGACGCGTGATCTGCCGGGCGACATGGCATGCGCCTCGTTCGGTTTCTGCGTGCGGACACCGGTGGTCATTCGGTCGCCTTGCCTTCGGCGGCGTCCAGGGTGGTGAGTCGGTGGCCGGGGACGGTGCCTGAGCGGGGGACGGCGTGACCCGGTGCGGGCATGTGGTGCGGAAACCCGACGCGGAGAACCAGGGCGGCGAGCGCACCGGTCAGGACGACAACGGAGGCCAGGACCAGGGCCGGGCGGTAGCCGTGGTGGAGCAAGGGGGCCGCGACCAGCGGGCCCAGGATCTGGCCGATCGCATAGCCGGCGGTCAGCAGCGCCACGGCGCGCGGGAACCGCAGGTGCGCGCCGGCCGCGAGCGCCAGCGTGCTCACGCCCATGAAGGTCGACCCGAAGAGCACCGCGGAGATCAATGCCGCCGCGACCCCGCCCACCAGAGCGGGCAGGGCGATGCCCACGGCCTGCACGCCGAGCGCGGCGAACAGCAGGTCCGGGCGGGACCACCGGCGTCCCAGCGCGGCCCACAGCGCGGAGGACGGAACGGCGGCCAGCCCCACCAGCACCCAGGCGCCGCTGCCGATCCAGCCGGGCGAGGTCTGCTCGATGGCCGCGACGAGGAAGGTACCGGCGATGATGTAGCCGATGCCCTCCAACGTGTAGGACGCGGACAGGGCGCTGAACCAGCGACGGGTGCGCGGTCCGGGCGGCCGTACGGACGTTTCCGCCACGGACGACGTCGGCCGCGGGGCGGGTTCGGGTCGCAGGCCCCAGGCGGCGACGGTGAGTGCCGCGGCCAGGGCTGCGGAGGCCCACCACGCGGTCCGCCAGGTGCCGGCCGTGCGCAGCACCAGGACGAGCAGGCCCGACAGGGCGATCCCGGCGCCGACGCCGCCGAACGCCCAGCCGGGCAGATGGGCCGGGTGGTCGCGCAGATGGCTGAGCAGTGAGCTGACGGCGATGACGAAGACCAGCGCGCTGCAGGCTCCCGCGCCCAGCCTGAGCAGCAGCCACAGGGTGGTCGAGTGGGTCAGCGGCATCGCGGCCAGGGAGGCGACCAGCGCCAGCATGCTCCCGCGCAGAGCCGGGGCGGAACGCACCAGCCGCGGCAGGAAGGTACCGGTGAGAGCCCCGACCAGGTATCCGACGTAGTTGGCGGTGGCCAGGTTCGCCCCTGCCCCGGCCGACAGTCCGGCCTGCGCGTGCATCAGCGGGAGGATCGGGGTGTACACGAACCGGCCCACACCCATGCCGGCCGCCAGCGCGGCAGCGGCCTGCGCGACGTGGACCCAGGGTGAACGGATCGCTCCTGCCGTGGTGAGAGCGTGGTCTCGCTGCGATGTGGCGGTCATGCGGTGTTCCTCGGGGAACGTCGGGTCGGTCGGCTGTCGCGGGCCGGTTCTCGCGCGCAGTGCCGTCAGGCCGCCGGCCGGCCACGCGGTGACCGGCCGGCCGCTGCTGCCCGGAGCCTTCGGGATGACGCGCCGTCCGCCTGCCATGGCCCCAGCCTGCGCCCGCCACCCGGACGGACTCCACGACTGACTTTCTCCCTGCTGGGAGCCTGAGCCTCCCAGAGGGGCAGGCCTCTTGCCGCGTAGGGACTGTTGTCGGCCAGGTACTTCGGCGTCTCCGTGCCGGGGATGCCGCGATGGCGAGGTTGGCTCGCAGGTTGTCCCGCTGGAAGCGCGGCAGACGCCGCCGCACGGTCGTTCGGGGAAAGCGCTGCTCGGCGGCTCGACCGGGGCCCGCGGACGGCGGACATCATCGCGGCACTGTGGCCGCAGCGCTGCGCGGCCCTGGTCTCGGTGTGGGCCTGGCCGAGCACCGCAGCGGCCTTCGGCAATCCGGACTCCCTCAGCATCGTGATCCACGACGACCGCCGGCGTCGGGCCTCGCGGCGGGCGGCCCGCGGTACGACGGCGTCGAGGGCAAGCCGGCCACGGGACCGGCCATCGCCGTAGCCACGATCGGCATCGACGGTGCGCTGGATCCGTTCACCCCGGCCGTCCCGGCCGCCGGCCGCCTCCGACATC
It encodes:
- a CDS encoding glycoside hydrolase family 15 protein, with product MCPPWVLREYAVLADGERGAVVDPEGRIVWLCAPRWHSDAVFSALIGGGGYFGVEPVDRWHVWGGYYEDGTLIRVSRWVTSDSVVECRDALAMPGSVDRLVLLRRMRVERGEARLRLSLDLRPGFGADRVRDPRLEGDMWAAGAGGLRLRLLGAPRAAWNPESGLRGEFRLRKGEHHDLVLELSQRGGTAALDPERLWKDTEDAWQRSVPDCSTLAAPRDARHAYAVLRGLTSSSGGMAAAATTSLPERANTGRNYDYRFAWIRDQSYAGLAVAAHGPHDLLDTAVRFTAERILADGEGLHPAYAVDGGRVPGERGLPFPGYPGGNDRIGNDAADQFQLDAFGEALQLFAAAAHHDRLTPDAERAVTVAVDAVERNWRRPDAGLWELDERWWTQSRLSVVSGLRRAAEVLPGRSGQRCADLAETVFAETRHRCLRPDGRWRRSADDDGPEAALLTPLARGCLPADDPSGEITRRYIEDKLAEDGYLYRFTHPGIPLGETEGAFLLCGFTMALATDHLGDRATALRWFERTRAACGPSGLFAEEYDVRQRQLRGNLPQSFVHALLLECAVRLNDASALPG
- a CDS encoding YbfB/YjiJ family MFS transporter, whose amino-acid sequence is MGVGRFVYTPILPLMHAQAGLSAGAGANLATANYVGYLVGALTGTFLPRLVRSAPALRGSMLALVASLAAMPLTHSTTLWLLLRLGAGACSALVFVIAVSSLLSHLRDHPAHLPGWAFGGVGAGIALSGLLVLVLRTAGTWRTAWWASAALAAALTVAAWGLRPEPAPRPTSSVAETSVRPPGPRTRRWFSALSASYTLEGIGYIIAGTFLVAAIEQTSPGWIGSGAWVLVGLAAVPSSALWAALGRRWSRPDLLFAALGVQAVGIALPALVGGVAAALISAVLFGSTFMGVSTLALAAGAHLRFPRAVALLTAGYAIGQILGPLVAAPLLHHGYRPALVLASVVVLTGALAALVLRVGFPHHMPAPGHAVPRSGTVPGHRLTTLDAAEGKATE